A stretch of DNA from Mesorhizobium onobrychidis:
GATTGAGTGATTCCGCACCGAGACCAGAATAGACGGACAGTTGGAAGGTACCGAAGTAATTTGCCCTTTGCCGGCCGATGTTCAACCCCAGCCACATAAGCAGCCACCTGACTGGCGCGGGCGCACCTGCCATCCGCAAGGCACGCCGGAACTCCGGGACCTCCAGGATCGGCCGTGATCGAGACGCGTGGATGGATTCCTCAAGTTCCGTGATGGAGTAGCGCTCCGGGCACTTGATGCAGCTCAGCAGAACGGCCGGCTCGCCATCATATTCGCGCTCGTGGGCAATCGAGGCTACGCTTGCCGGATACTCGTAAAGCTGCGGCCAGGGCAACTTGACATAGGCGCGCCGCAGCTCCGGCATCTCCAGGGCGAGAAGCGCATATCCTTTCAGGAAGATCGCAGTCCACGAGGGCCTGGTCTGCTGCGCCA
This window harbors:
- a CDS encoding 2-oxo acid dehydrogenase subunit E2, giving the protein MRGRALKLSAPRRLVGDLMRFSIGVPRVAVQRQMNLGPLVRARMAQQTRPSWTAIFLKGYALLALEMPELRRAYVKLPWPQLYEYPASVASIAHEREYDGEPAVLLSCIKCPERYSITELEESIHASRSRPILEVPEFRRALRMAGAPAPVRWLLMWLGLNIGRQRANYFGTFQLSVYSGLGAESLNPLTPLTTLLNYGPIGNDGSVNVRIHYDHRVMDGANVARALERFEKILNGTVANEVMLLGQSVAAPARRRNAT